The Chrysemys picta bellii isolate R12L10 chromosome 24, ASM1138683v2, whole genome shotgun sequence genomic interval TCACAAGTGAGCTGGTGGCCTGGACACGTGGCCTACAGCTTCCCAGAACACTGGGCTTGTTGCTGGTCAAATCAAGTCCCTGAGCCCTCCTGCGGTCCACGTGAGACTGCGGGAACCCGGCTGCCAGGAGGAGCAGGCAGGCTTTGTGATTCATTTCAGACCTTTTCCAAGTGAACGTAAGCCTGGACTGGCACCCTGGGAACGGCCATCCTGACTTCACTAGGCCCCACTCACTCCCAGAggggggaacagaacccaggagtcctagtgcCCAGACCAACCCCTCCCTGCTTTAACCCAGTACGCAGAACTGCTTTCAAAATGAACTTGTGAAACTGAGGCTTTTCCTGGTCTCTTCACCACCTGGTTCATGAAAGACAAAAGGTGAGCCGTCTCCACAGGAGCGGCGCCAGTAGGccggggtccttctgcgctcccggtcgtcgtcggcagttctgcggcggggggaggggtccttccgcgctccgagtcttcggggcatttcggcggcgggtcccggagcgagtgaaggacccaccgcagaattgccgccgaagacccagagcgcagaaggaccccccgccgctgaattaccGTCCCCCcgaaatcctggcgccctaggcgaccacctaggtcacctaacgggaagcgccggccctgcatctCCACTTGCTGCTGCCCAACTGCCCATGGCTTGGGTCTTTCGGCGAGCTCCCACTTCCTGCTTTATGGACTTTCACACGCTTTGGATGGGAGGTCAAATGGGCAGACCCTTGGCCAGGCGAGCGCTGCGGGATCAGGCCTAGCTTAGCTGGGATGTTGCTTGTTTCCAGGGAGGTGCACGCAGGGTCAGCGCCTGTTTTCCTGGGCGTAGCGGCTGTTGGCTTGGTGTGGCTGGCTGGGCCATGGCGCTGCGGGAGAGGCAGATCCTGAGGCATGCCCAGGGGCCGACGGAGCCCTGCTGGCCCTGCCTAGCTCTCGTATCGAACCCATTCACCGCTCTGTCTGGCTTCCTGGCGCTTGGCTCATCCCAGAAGCTCCACGCCTCCCCCTCCCGGCTCCTGAGATTAAACCCCCTTGAGTAATAAATCCCTGAGCTGCAGGCTGGGGCCCGGCAGCTGTGACGCTTCACACAGTGCAGGGCTATTTCCAGCCTGGGCCGGGAACACGGAGAGGATTCATCGCACGCGATGTGCTGCTCAGCTGAAAACCAATCTCCTGCCAGCCTGTTCTCTCTCCCGCCCACGTGTTTCCCTCTGCGGGGGACTGCAGGCCTGGCTGGCCTGAGTGAGTCTCTGAGCACAGGGGggcaggactccagggttctgtcCCTGGATCTGTATCCCCGGGGGAGGGTCGAGGTAGAGGGAGAATCTGTGGGGCAAAGGGGGAAACGCCACCATGATAAAACATTCCTAAAGGGGAAGGAGTGGAAATGCTGGGGGTTCGCATTGAACTGGAGGGGAAAGTGCCCGGGGCAATGCAGCAACTGACCGGACCTGGGAGCCGAGCCACAGGGCCTGGGCTAGCGGGAGGGACGCCAGGGGCCAAATCCAACCTGAGTGGCAGGGATCACAAGGCCACTCCGGCtcagagcccctcctcctgccGGGAGGCGCAGATCCGGCTGCAGCTCTCTGCGCCCCGGGAGAAGGTGATAGCAGAGCCCGTCgctcagcagggcagctgctgccccgAGACTGGCCCTGGCTGGCAGCAGGAGCCGACAGCAACGTGCactcagcaggggcagggctggctgggcgtAGCAGCACAGGCTGGGTTTCAGGCCAGGCTGCATTCTGGCCCCAAGGGGGAATATGGAGCATCAGATGGGGAAGAGCAGGGCCCCTGGTTTGTGAGCCTCTAGGGGTCACGTCTCCCAACTCCCCACGCCAGCCGTGAGGGTTAAAAATTTATTTTACGTGAAAAGTGGAGAGTCTCCTAATCaccagactccaggagctggggctggaagaCTCATGGCAAGATTGTGAGAGCTGGCAGCATTGAGCTGGGGCAGCAGTGCCCCGAGCCCCCTGCCGGTGCCTCgtgctgcccagggcagagtACAGGGGGCCGAGAACTCTGATTTGGGCACATTTCACACCTGCTTTGCACCGGGGGAAGGCGCCAGGGTGGGCAGAGTCAGCCCTGCGGGGAGGGGCAAGCCCACGCTAAGTGCCACAGAGGGAGggcttctccttctctctcctccatcctgGCGCTAGCAGCCCAGGCCCCACCCTGGTGGCTTGTGCAGGGCCATGCGAGCAGGGGGAGAGACTGTGAAACCAGGGCCCGAGGCTAATTGTGCTTGGCCGGGACAACAACAATAGGAAAGTTCTGATTGTCTAAAAAGATGTTGACGGAGCCTCTggcggggcaggagccaggggagCCATTCCGgcctctggcaaacaaaggcaGGATGGCCACGCTCCAGGGTACATGGTGAACATGAGGTAATGCCCCTGGCCGGCCCAGGAGGCATGAGGACGGCCCTGGGCCCCCAGCCAGGCCCACAGCCCTGGAGGGGAATTGGCCAGGCAGAACAGGGCCTGGGGGAGCATGTGGGGTAGGGGCCTATCAGGCTGGCCAGGCTATGGTAAACCAGGGGAGGTGGTCAGGTGCTGcttgccccttctctgcccccatgcCCCACATATGGCGCTGGATGTGAAGGTCCATCTGCAGGGTAAGAAGCTACACCCCACGTGCTGGCTGCCTGGCCCCTGCGGGCAGCTTAATACACGCTCCTGCAGAGACCAGAGCGCCTGTCTGTCCTGGGCACGGTGCTCGGAcccggctggggggagggtgcggGGGAGCCACCCCATCTTCACTTCGGCCAGGGCCCGTCGATGGCCCCCAAAGAACCTGCAGCTACTCCATCCGCTCCCCGCTGGCCCTGAGCATTGCCCggtcctgctccctggctggagtcaCTGGGGATTGTGAACTCACATCCTAGGCTGGCGATGGAGGAATCGACCAAAAAGCTCTTTGAAGCCACCCGCGCTTGACCAGTTCCCTGCTTGAAAACAGGCTAGGCCGGGTTATTTTTGTCATGGATTGGGGCATATTCAGGCTGTGAACAGACATGGGCCAGGCTAGTTGGGCAGCCCAAGAGAGAAAAAGGCAGGGAAGCCCTGGTCCTATTCCTGGCACTGCCGCTTGCTTGCTGAGGGACCTTGGCTAAGTCACGCTGGgattccatgcctcagtttccccagggggGTGAGGAAGCTGACCCACTTCAGAGGTGTATTAGCTCATCAGTATGCATGGCCCTTTCCCAGAGGATGGGAAGGTCGTAGGGCTAGTTTGTCCTTAAGCACATTTAAGGACACGGCCTCCCGCCACCTGTCCGCTCGCTGCCAGGTGTAACTATAATCATATCTGGGGGAAGCAGGAGTTAATTCTGGCCGGGGAACGCAGAGCAGAGAGCTCCTCAATAAAAAGGGGACTAATTGGGGATAGACCGACTCCAGCTGCCTTCCCCTCGGCCAACCAGCTAAGCACAGGCCCCACTtaacagatgaagaaactgaggcacagagggggaagtgatttgcccagggtcatgcaggaagccagtggcagggctgaggatagaacccaggagtcctggctcccaatcaCCCCCGCTCtaaacccccactcccctcctggagctgggaatagaacccaggagtcctggcccccaatCTCCTTTCTAACCTCCCTGGACAACACACTGCTCGTGGCCCTTTGCTGTTTCAACTGCGGATTTACTGCCGTGTGCAGCACGCTCACCTGCTCACGCTGGGGCATCGGCTGCCGGGGACGGGGAAACATGCTGAAGCCCCTGCCCTGTGCCAAGGGGCACCCCCCTCAGCGCCCCGCCGGCTGCTCTGTGCTGTTGGGATGCCCCTTGCCGTGCACCAGGGGGCGCTTGGAATCGTTCTCTAACCCGAAGGCAGCTGTCTCTGGCTGCGCTGGGAGGCCGGGCACAGATCACTTCTCTCGGGGGAGTGGGGGAAATCTCCCTGGctcacttccccttcccccccaaggccCGGGGCCAGTGCCCAGGTCCAAGGTCCAAGGGGAAGGGCTCCCGTGTGTTGGCGTTGTGAGAATGGGGCGGAACGCAAGCCttgggggggcaggagcccctccactcccatcccagcTGCCACAGGCACGAGGCCAGACACGGGGCTTTCCCACGCTCAGAGGAGAGGCCTCGCCCAGGGGAAAGCCCAGCAGGTGCCCTCGCTGACAGCTCATGGGTGATTTCTAGGGGGCCTGAATTCCTGTGCTCCCAGGGGAGCTGATCTCAGTGGTCAGCCAGTGACTCGCTGCTGTGTGAGCGCTGGGAAATCGAGCAAGGTCCCAGGGAGGGGGCCGGTGCTGGGACGCTCTGTTCAGCATGGCTCTGGGGAATTCACAGACACCGCCCCGAGTGGCGTGGGGCAGGGATGTGACTTCACCAGCAGCCTCGGGACGGGACCGGAGGAATCTGCTTGGGAGGTAGTTTCCCCGGCAGTACAAGGGAACAAGCAAGCTGCAAGGTGTGGTCCTGCCACGGGGATGGAATGGGACAGGGCCAAAGGCAGGCAGGGGACACATAACTAGCCGCATCCTTTCCTCCGGGGCAGCTCCCACACCCCAAGGCAACAAGGCCATGGGCTGAGACTGTCACACCTGGTGTTTTATCTTCTTGCTCCTGCATCGAGCCCCTCTCGCTCTGCAGAACGAGCCAGGAACCTGGGCGGCTCCAGCAGCGGGGGCAAGACACCAGCTCTGCGCCCCTACTGCTGCCTGGCTCTGTTTGCAGTGTGCACGGCCCCTCGGTCTGGGCTGCGGAGATTAGACACCAGCCTTGGAGCCGGGGTGAGAGGCAAACATGGGAGCTTTGTAGTGTGTCTTTGCTCTTTGCACCACAAGAAACCACCAGGGCATGGCCGAGTGTGCAGACCCAGCACTGCTGTCCTGGCTGGGTTGTAAACCACATAACATGGTGAGCGCCACAAGAGGGCTCGCgagctatttaaagggatacgaCCCAATTGCTAGACATGACTGTTTGCATGGGCTGGAATCAGTCGTCTCTGAGGCCGGTGTTAATCAGGAGTGGCTGCCCTGGCATGAGGGAGGCTGTCCATGAGTGAGTGAGAGGGAAGGGCTTGTGCCGTGAGTCGTGTGACTGTAGTGAACCCCGCGCTGTGAAAAGCTGGGATCGGTGCCGAATGCAGATGCCAGCAGCGCACAGGATGCCCCAGAGGGGAACGGGGAGAGTCCCCAGACTGCGTGGAGGGAGGGAACCAGCCAGTCAGGGGAGATGAGCCCGAGGGCTGGAGGGGAGAGTCCTCTGGGAGCTTTGACTGGCGGGCGGGTGAGTGGTACAAGCCGTCCTGGGACGAAGAGGATGCTAGTGAAGGGCTTGGaagactggggaggggggagccaggaCAGAGGGGACAGAGCCCCCATTCCAGCACCTGCAGGGCTCTCCTCTGCAGTTAaagccatggggagggggaatggggggggggtttgccACCCAGGCCGGAGTGTGCAGGGCGGATACGGCCGAGCCTGCATTTAGCAAgagccctgagctgctgtggaCGATAGGGGGGAGGAGTCCAAGCCGGGGGCCAGCCACCGAAGGCCGGATTTGTCCCCAAGGGCAGACTAGCCATGAATCTCAGACCTCGTAAGCGCAATTAACTGGGCAGTGACTCCGAGAGCTGCTCAGCCCAGGTTCGAGGGCTGGGAGCCGCGGGGGCAGTGTGGGCCCAGGGTCAGAGCCTGAGGGTGGGGGCGGCCGAGGAGTTTGGGGTCAGTTCCAGGCTGGGGTCGATACCAAGGGTCAGAGTCCAAGTCAGGCGGCGAAGCCCAAAACAAGCCGAGGTCCAGCCAGGAGTTCAGGAGCATGAGACAGGACCAGCCCTGGCAACACCAGGAGATTCACCACGCTGTGGCCCAGACAGTTCCTGGACTGCCCCTTGGGTTTACATAGGGCAAAGAGCCAATCGGGAGCCACGGGACGGCTGCCTGACAACCCCGAGGCAGAACGTCCCATGGGCTGTGCCCACAGAGGGTCGTGGGAAGTGGGGCACAAGCTGCTTACAGCTCTTgtagctctgcagggctgggtccTTACAGTGCACGTGTCTTAGCAATTCCATCTTTTCGTTTTCAGGATGAAGTGAAGCTCCCGGCCAAGCTGAGCATCAGCAAGTCTTTGAAGGAgacagagaaggaagaggagggtgCGGAGGTGCCCGCGGACGAGGACCATGTGGACGAGGACCGCATCCAGCTCTCCTCAGACGAGGAGGTGGAGGTTGAAGAGATCATCGAGGAGTCCCGGGCAGAGCGGATCAAGAGAAGTGGCATGAAGAGGGTGGACGACTTCAAGAAGGCTTTCTCCAAGGAGAAGATGGAGAAGACCAAGCTAAAGACCAAGGAGAATTTGGAGAAGACCAAACACAACTTGGAGAAGACCCGGCACAACCTGGAGAAGAGGATGAACAAGCTAGGCACCAAGATCGTAACCACTGAGAGGAGGGAGAAGATGAAAACCTCTCGGGACAAGCTGAAGAAATCCTTCACTCCCGACCACCCCGTCTACGCCAGGTCCAAGACGgcagtctacaaggtgccacccTTCACCTTCTATGTCAAGAAGATCAGAGAGGGCGAGGTGGAGGTGAAAGCcacagagatggtggaggtgggaggagaagaggccGAGAACACGGAGCTGCTGAGAGAGGAGAGCCCTGAGATGCACACGCTGCTGGAGATCACGGAGGAGTCGGACGCAGTGCTGGTGGACAAGAGCGACAGTGAGTAGGACGGGCGGTGGCACAGGATGGACGGCTGAACATGTAACCTTTCACACTGCAAGATCTCTCTTTGCCCCACGCGTCCCGGGAAACGTGTACCCAATGTATCATTATTCCTCTGGACGTCCAAGCCGATCCCCCGCCGTCCTGGACGAGGTGTCGTTTATATTTTAGTTTTAGCACACAGAGGAGTTAGGAACACAGGACGGTTTTTCTTACACTCGTTGCGGAGACCATTCCTGCTAGTGGACCTGTGAGAGCTTGCTAGCCGCCAGGGACCCGGCTGGGAGCGTGCTAAAACCAAGATAACTGCTGTACACCTGGGAAGATCCCTCTTTGCAGCTCTCTGAGACCTGATGTCTAGAATGCTTTCTGCCTGGCACACTGCCCAGCGCTGGGGATCCCCCCGTCCATTTGTCAGCCAGAGCCGCCATCCCCACAGGCAGACGGGGAATGCAGGAGCCCAGCCGGCTAGTAGCAGCAGAGAGACATTTCCCACCCCTGCCCGAACGCCAGCTCCTGGGGCCATGTGGTCTGGAAGATCTCCAGTGGAAGGTGGATCTCTGACATGTCTTAGCATGTGGCGAGGGAAGGGTTAAGCCGATCCCATTGGTGGGCAGAGCACGTGTGAGGGTGGGCAATGCCATGTCGGGCTGGGAGGGGCTCCCTGACACTTCTTGACCCCAGAGGGCTCAAAGTGCTAACGGTCCAGTTCTGGAGAAGCCAGCATTGAGCACCACTCGGCTCCCATGGGCACCACATTGCCTGGGTGGCAGCGAGATCCCCTGGCAATGCGGGTatcctacacacacacaggaccCCGCCACTGCTGCCAGTCACACCGGGGCCACTCCAGGCCTTACTGGCACTGCCCCAGAGTAATGGAGAGCTCAGCATGTGCCGCACgctcctgtgtgtgtgtctgcagtgcCCGTGACAGCGCGGTGACCGTCTGCCTGCTGGGCCCAGAACCGCTTTGCTCCAGCGGGCTCACGGTCACCTGCAGGGAGCTGCGTGGAGTCGGGTGTCCCACCCCGTCACCGGAGAGCGAGCCCTGTACCATGTGGCATCAGCGGGCTGGGAGGTGCACGCTCACTGGCCGGGGGAAGGTGCAGGTGAGGGGCACTGGAGAGCCCAGGGTGCGGCTGGGAGGTGCACACTCACTGGCCGGGggaaggtgcaggtgggggtgctggagggccCCGGGTGCGGCTGTGAGGTGCATACTCACTGGCCGGGggaaggtgcaggtggggggcgcTGGAGGGCCCCGGGTGCGGCTGTGAGGTGCATGCTCACTGGCCGGGGGAAGGTGCTGGTAGGGGGCACTGGAGGGCCCAGGGTGCGGCTGTGAGGTGCACGCTCACTAGCCAGGGGAGGGTGCAGGTGCGGGGTGCTGGAGGGTCCAGGGTGCGGCTGGGAGGTGCACACTCACTGGCCGGGggaaggtgcaggtggggggcccTGGAGGGCTCAGCGGTCCGGGAGGTGCACGCTCACTGGTCGGGGGACGGCCCAGGGTGCTGGAAGGCCCAGGGTGTGGCTGTGAGTCATTTCCAGGAGGGCTGGAGGATGTGCTGATGCCACAGCAAGGGGACAGAGCAAGGGGGCTCTTGGCCAGCCAGAGAGCAGTCTTGACACGGGTCTGTGGGCCCGATCCCGAGCAGCGGCGTCTCTGCAGGGGGTCCCGGCACGGCTCAGGCTCAGGGCCTGcgtctccccccagcctccccgctTGCTGCGCAGTTCTATGGGGCACGGCTGCTTGAGCGCCTGCTTTCCTATCCGCACGCACCGCCGCTGCTTAGCAGGCTCCCGGCAGAACGGAGCGAGGGCCGCGTGTGCTGGGACTGTGTGTCTCCTGGCCAGCTGAGGTCGGCTTTGGGGCGGGCaattcccaaccccctgccctttgCAGCCCCCCAGGTGGCAGGGGACACGGGGAGGTTCGGCTTGTGTTCGTGCCCATCCTTCCCTTAGTTCATACCCGCTGggcacagcccagcccctggcacaTGCGGCCGCCGTCCTGACTGCCACGTGACACGCAGGAGAGCAGAGGTTTGTTGTTAACGTAGCCACAATATATAAACTTGCTTCTTTGTTAAGAGCATTTTCTTTCTTATTGCCcgtcccactcccacccccagggtccttcccctgcagcggAGCTCCCGGCCTGCCCAGTCATGCCAGGCCAAAGTGGGCACGGCCCCAGCAGCTGGGGTCTGTGCCAGGCTCCCTGGTGGGTTCTCTCTAAGCAGCGAGGAGGCATCTCTGGACCCCCGTGCTGCCCCCAGGGATGGGCAGGAAGAGATGGGGTTGGATGGGtctttgccctgctctgcccttccCTGCCAACCCCATGATGGCACCACCACTGTGGGGGGATGCCAGGCCCCAGGCAGTGGCGGTccccggggggcaggggagccTTGCTTGCCCTCGGTGGGGATCTGTACTCACTGCTGGAGCTGCCCTTCACTGTTCGCCCCGGGCACCCCGTGCAGCAGGCGGAGAAACCAGATGttctgcagccccccagcccagggcaggccGAACCCTCGCCCCTCGGCCTAGGGCATTCCTTCAGCATTCCCTCCTGGCAGCCCAGCCCATGGCAGGGGTGGTGCTGGCTGGCAGAGgagcgggcagggcagggagctgttCACACTCTGTCTGTTTCCTGGGGCCCATCTTTGTTTTTTACAGATATATTTTTCTTACACAGAAGTAGTAGCTCAGAGTAAATGACTCCCAGGGCACGGGCAGGCGCTTGGCTCGAGCAGCCCGAGGCCACCAGGGTTTGGTGCCGTGCTAAGCATCTCTGACCTCGGAGAGAGGGAGCAGAGCGTGTCCATGGGGCAGAGAGCGAGTCCTGGGCCCTCCCGTGCCCAAGGTGATGAGCTGGGGGCCATGGGAGCTGGGTGGAGCTTTATCCGTTTTCTATGACTGCATCCTGGTGAGCAGGCCGACCAATAAAGTTTCTTTTCTAAAAGGCCAAGCGTGGAGCGTGTTTCCCACGGACGGGGGCAAAGGGCACCGGCTGCCGCTGGGTGGAAGGGAGCCAGGGCTCTGCCCCacgagcagggcaggggggccagggggcagcaccgtTTGCTCCCTCATCCACGTTAATCTGGTGCCCCAGCACAATGGGGGAAACGTTCCCCTTGTTGGAGGGACAAAGACCTGCGGCAACAGACCGGGgggggcagaggtgctggaactggcGGGGGCTGcggcacccctggcttgaagtagtttccttcatatccagggtttacagtttgattcaatggctctcagccccccacgaTACACATAGGCTGGTCGCTGCCATCCCAGACATGGGTTCTGGGCCCCCCCCAGAACAGGGGCACCGTGCTGGAGGGCCCGGGACCTCGGGAGCCAGGAGGGGCGATGCC includes:
- the CAVIN1 gene encoding caveolae-associated protein 1, with amino-acid sequence MADTPLQIIEQPAPSETSEEQVAEEPIKSDQINGVMVLTLLDKIIGAVDQIQLTQTQLEERQQEMDSAVASIQGELTKLTKAHTTTSNTVNKMLEKVRKVSVNVKTVRQNLEKQAGQIKKLEVNEAELLKRRNFKVMIYQDEVKLPAKLSISKSLKETEKEEEGAEVPADEDHVDEDRIQLSSDEEVEVEEIIEESRAERIKRSGMKRVDDFKKAFSKEKMEKTKLKTKENLEKTKHNLEKTRHNLEKRMNKLGTKIVTTERREKMKTSRDKLKKSFTPDHPVYARSKTAVYKVPPFTFYVKKIREGEVEVKATEMVEVGGEEAENTELLREESPEMHTLLEITEESDAVLVDKSDSE